The following coding sequences lie in one Mus musculus strain C57BL/6J chromosome 11, GRCm38.p6 C57BL/6J genomic window:
- the Mrpl22 gene encoding 39S ribosomal protein L22, mitochondrial isoform X1, with protein MRIVSRRLIPEASVGLSMAAALLRELGALRVPNLRIWATQTLRVLPPSCIHTSASLDISRKWEKKNKIVYPPQLPGEPRRPAEIYHCRRQIKYSKDKMWYLAKMIRGMSIDQALAQLEFNDKKGAQIIKEVLLEAQDMAVRDHNVEFRSNLHIAESTSGRGQCLKRIRYHGRGRFGIMEKVYCHYFVKLVEGPPPPPEVPKTAVDHAKDYIQQLRSRTIIHTL; from the exons ATGCGTATAGTCAGCCGGCGTTTGATCCCGGAGGCTTCCGTAGGGCTCAGCATGGCGGCCGCACTACTGCGAGAGTTGG GTGCACTGAGGGTACCTAACCTGAGGATCTGGGCAACGCAGACGCTGCG GGTTTTACCCCCGTCGTGCATCCACACGAGTGCTTCTCTTGACATTTCTCGCAAATGGGAGAAGAAGAATAAGATTGTTTACCCACCTCAACTGCCTGGCGAACCTCGGAGACCAGCG GAAATTTACCATTGTCGGAGACAAATAAAATACAGCAAGGACAAGATGTGGTACCTGGCAAAGATG ATACGAGGCATGTCCATTGATCAGGCTTTGGCGCAGCTGGAGTTCAATGATAAAAAGGGGGCTCAAATCATTAAAGAG GTTCTCTTAGAAGCACAAGACATGGCAGTGAGAGACCATAATGTGGAATTCAGATCCAACTTACACATAG cTGAGTCTACCTCAGGCCGAGGCCAGTGCCTGAAGCGCATCCGTTACCATGGCCGAGGTCGCTTTGGCATTATGGAGAAGGTCTATTGCCACTATTTTGTAAAGCTGGTGGAaggaccccctcccccacccgaaGTACCCAAGACAGCAGTTGACCACGCCAAGGACTATATTCAGCAGCTTCGCAGCCGGACCATCATCCATACTCTATGA
- the Mrpl22 gene encoding 39S ribosomal protein L22, mitochondrial precursor: MAAALLRELGALRVPNLRIWATQTLRVLPPSCIHTSASLDISRKWEKKNKIVYPPQLPGEPRRPAEIYHCRRQIKYSKDKMWYLAKMIRGMSIDQALAQLEFNDKKGAQIIKEVLLEAQDMAVRDHNVEFRSNLHIAESTSGRGQCLKRIRYHGRGRFGIMEKVYCHYFVKLVEGPPPPPEVPKTAVDHAKDYIQQLRSRTIIHTL, encoded by the exons ATGGCGGCCGCACTACTGCGAGAGTTGG GTGCACTGAGGGTACCTAACCTGAGGATCTGGGCAACGCAGACGCTGCG GGTTTTACCCCCGTCGTGCATCCACACGAGTGCTTCTCTTGACATTTCTCGCAAATGGGAGAAGAAGAATAAGATTGTTTACCCACCTCAACTGCCTGGCGAACCTCGGAGACCAGCG GAAATTTACCATTGTCGGAGACAAATAAAATACAGCAAGGACAAGATGTGGTACCTGGCAAAGATG ATACGAGGCATGTCCATTGATCAGGCTTTGGCGCAGCTGGAGTTCAATGATAAAAAGGGGGCTCAAATCATTAAAGAG GTTCTCTTAGAAGCACAAGACATGGCAGTGAGAGACCATAATGTGGAATTCAGATCCAACTTACACATAG cTGAGTCTACCTCAGGCCGAGGCCAGTGCCTGAAGCGCATCCGTTACCATGGCCGAGGTCGCTTTGGCATTATGGAGAAGGTCTATTGCCACTATTTTGTAAAGCTGGTGGAaggaccccctcccccacccgaaGTACCCAAGACAGCAGTTGACCACGCCAAGGACTATATTCAGCAGCTTCGCAGCCGGACCATCATCCATACTCTATGA
- the Mrpl22 gene encoding 39S ribosomal protein L22, mitochondrial isoform X2 gives MWYLAKMIRGMSIDQALAQLEFNDKKGAQIIKEVLLEAQDMAVRDHNVEFRSNLHIAESTSGRGQCLKRIRYHGRGRFGIMEKVYCHYFVKLVEGPPPPPEVPKTAVDHAKDYIQQLRSRTIIHTL, from the exons ATGTGGTACCTGGCAAAGATG ATACGAGGCATGTCCATTGATCAGGCTTTGGCGCAGCTGGAGTTCAATGATAAAAAGGGGGCTCAAATCATTAAAGAG GTTCTCTTAGAAGCACAAGACATGGCAGTGAGAGACCATAATGTGGAATTCAGATCCAACTTACACATAG cTGAGTCTACCTCAGGCCGAGGCCAGTGCCTGAAGCGCATCCGTTACCATGGCCGAGGTCGCTTTGGCATTATGGAGAAGGTCTATTGCCACTATTTTGTAAAGCTGGTGGAaggaccccctcccccacccgaaGTACCCAAGACAGCAGTTGACCACGCCAAGGACTATATTCAGCAGCTTCGCAGCCGGACCATCATCCATACTCTATGA